From one Candidatus Zixiibacteriota bacterium genomic stretch:
- the mraY gene encoding phospho-N-acetylmuramoyl-pentapeptide-transferase, which translates to MLYHLLAPLADQIPGLNLFRYITFRTAGATLTAIIICLILGPFFVNLLRKYQVKEKIRAEGPQSHKAKEGTPTMGGLIILAGIVIPTLLWAPLTNFYVLTVLLVTVWMGILGFMDDYLKAIAKQPKGLVARKKLVGQVVLGLIFGVVLTWLGPEGQYDNTTNIPLFKNYVLNLGILYIPWVMLVIAGSSNAVNLTDGLDGLAIGLCGLCFAAFAGFVYVSGRLDYSSYLQIEYFAGSGELTVYCGAAIGAALGFLWFNSHPAQVFMGDTGSLSLGAALGAIAILIKKELVLLIVGGVFVVEALSVILQVLSYRYRGGKRIFKMAPLHHHFELSGWAEPKVVIRFWIVGALCALLTLATLKVR; encoded by the coding sequence ATGTTGTATCATTTGCTGGCCCCGCTTGCCGATCAAATCCCCGGCCTGAATCTGTTCCGGTATATCACGTTTCGCACAGCGGGCGCGACCCTCACGGCCATCATCATCTGCCTGATACTCGGACCATTCTTCGTAAACCTGCTCCGAAAGTACCAGGTGAAAGAGAAAATTCGCGCCGAGGGGCCGCAGTCGCACAAAGCGAAAGAAGGTACTCCGACCATGGGCGGGCTCATTATCCTCGCCGGAATAGTGATCCCGACGCTGCTGTGGGCGCCACTGACCAACTTCTATGTGCTCACGGTCCTGCTGGTGACCGTGTGGATGGGCATCCTCGGCTTTATGGACGACTACCTGAAAGCCATCGCCAAACAGCCCAAGGGACTGGTGGCGCGAAAGAAACTCGTGGGACAGGTCGTGCTCGGCCTGATTTTCGGCGTCGTTCTCACCTGGCTCGGTCCCGAAGGGCAGTACGACAACACCACGAATATTCCCCTTTTCAAGAATTACGTGCTGAATCTCGGCATTCTGTACATCCCATGGGTGATGCTCGTTATCGCCGGATCCTCGAACGCGGTCAACTTGACGGACGGTCTTGACGGGCTCGCGATCGGCCTGTGCGGACTGTGTTTCGCGGCGTTTGCCGGGTTTGTTTACGTTTCCGGTCGACTCGACTACTCCAGTTATCTGCAGATCGAGTATTTCGCGGGCAGCGGTGAACTCACGGTGTACTGCGGCGCCGCCATCGGCGCGGCGCTCGGCTTCTTGTGGTTCAACAGTCATCCGGCACAGGTCTTTATGGGTGACACCGGGTCGTTGTCGCTGGGTGCGGCGCTCGGCGCCATCGCCATCCTCATCAAGAAGGAACTGGTGCTGCTCATCGTGGGCGGCGTGTTCGTTGTCGAGGCCTTGTCGGTGATCCTGCAGGTGCTCTCATACCGCTACCGAGGCGGCAAACGGATTTTCAAGATGGCGCCCCTGCATCACCACTTTGAACTCAGCGGGTGGGCGGAACCGAAAGTAGTTATTCGCTTCTGGATAGTCGGCGCCCTGTGCGCCCTGTTAACCCTTGCAACGTTGAAAGTACGATGA
- the murF gene encoding UDP-N-acetylmuramoyl-tripeptide--D-alanyl-D-alanine ligase: MRFDTLALDLRGRLNSAEFAERTFSGVSIDSRTITNGRLFVALRGEVHDGHAYIAGALERGAAGVLGEQDHPALRTLPARTPVVTVEDPHTALIELATRYRRSLQCRRVAITGSNGKTTTKEMTYRLLLAVEPSVYRTPGNLNNLFGLPLTILEMPAGTRVGVFELGISVPGEMSRLAPILEPDMIAITNVGPSHLEFLGTVEMVAAEKLSLAGASAPDAPLIVNADNEVLMSAARRADRRLVTFGMAAGADFRPSSVATGDDGLTRVVIDDHEFVLTLFGQYQVMNLLASYAIVRELGYSFENIDTTTIELTTAPMRGERMSLHGVTIIADCYNANPDSMTGGLRSLADLPHEGRLLVVLGDMLELGEHSRDFHRHIGSLLATLDIDRAFLVGPLSQSMLDGALEGGADRSRLAHFDNAAACAEALAAQLTHGDLVYIKGSRGVGLEVVIERWRSGGGKN, encoded by the coding sequence TTGCGCTTTGACACACTTGCTCTGGACCTTCGCGGTCGTCTCAACAGCGCTGAGTTCGCCGAGCGTACGTTCTCCGGTGTCTCTATCGACAGCCGGACGATCACGAACGGTCGGCTGTTCGTCGCGCTGCGCGGCGAGGTGCACGACGGCCATGCGTACATCGCGGGAGCGCTGGAACGCGGGGCGGCCGGAGTACTCGGCGAGCAGGATCATCCGGCGCTGCGGACGCTGCCCGCCCGCACGCCCGTCGTGACCGTCGAGGACCCGCACACCGCGCTGATCGAACTGGCGACACGGTATCGCCGTTCGCTCCAATGTCGACGGGTCGCGATCACCGGCTCAAACGGCAAAACAACCACCAAGGAGATGACGTACCGCCTGCTGCTCGCAGTCGAACCGTCCGTATATCGCACGCCCGGCAATCTCAACAACCTGTTCGGTCTCCCGTTGACGATCCTGGAGATGCCGGCGGGGACCAGGGTGGGCGTTTTTGAACTTGGTATCTCGGTCCCCGGTGAGATGTCTCGGCTCGCCCCGATTCTCGAGCCGGACATGATCGCCATCACCAATGTCGGACCGTCGCACCTGGAGTTTCTGGGTACGGTCGAAATGGTGGCGGCGGAGAAACTATCGCTCGCCGGCGCGTCAGCTCCCGACGCCCCGCTGATCGTCAACGCCGACAACGAGGTACTCATGAGTGCGGCACGGCGCGCGGACAGGCGACTGGTGACGTTTGGTATGGCCGCTGGTGCCGACTTTCGGCCGTCGTCCGTCGCCACCGGCGATGACGGTCTGACGCGCGTGGTTATCGACGATCACGAGTTCGTCTTGACGCTGTTCGGGCAGTACCAGGTTATGAATCTTCTTGCCTCGTACGCGATCGTTCGCGAATTGGGCTATTCGTTCGAGAATATTGATACGACCACCATCGAGCTGACGACCGCTCCCATGAGAGGTGAACGGATGAGCCTGCACGGAGTGACAATCATTGCAGACTGCTACAACGCGAATCCGGACTCGATGACCGGCGGCCTTCGCTCGCTGGCGGACCTGCCGCACGAGGGACGGCTGCTGGTGGTGTTGGGTGATATGCTTGAACTCGGTGAGCACAGCCGCGACTTCCACCGGCACATCGGGTCTCTCCTCGCCACGCTTGACATCGATCGCGCTTTTCTGGTGGGGCCGTTGTCCCAGTCGATGCTTGATGGCGCCCTGGAGGGAGGCGCCGACCGGTCGCGGCTGGCTCACTTCGATAACGCCGCCGCCTGTGCTGAAGCGCTCGCTGCGCAACTCACCCACGGCGATCTCGTCTACATCAAGGGCTCTCGCGGAGTCGGACTCGAAGTCGTCATTGAACGGTGGCGCTCCGGGGGAGGGAAGAACTGA
- a CDS encoding UDP-N-acetylmuramoyl-L-alanyl-D-glutamate--2,6-diaminopimelate ligase, with protein MLADLQAGVRGECAITLEQLIEAVEGAVLTGDGSIEIENIEYDSRLVKPNSLFFAVKGYRVDGYDFVRQAKENGAVAVMGEREGCDEIGIHVRVPDIRAAMAKCAAAFYEYPGHKIKSCGVTGTNGKTTTCFMIKSILEARAKRTGLITSLVYDTGKDKFKAERTTPESLDVQRLLFLMKRNWCVNAVIEVSSHALVLHRVDEINFRVAVYTNFTRDHLDFHKTMDAYLEAKALLLHKLEGPMSYVVINLDVPEFRRLLPEIKSAHISYAVEDTSADVRCEAYELRADGTTFDLKTPLGTRTIELHLPGRFNLTNAVAAAAGGLASGADLDSVVRGLEAVRPIPGRFNHVSAGQPFAVYIDYAHTPDAIERLCKSARELCDGRLLLLFGCGGDRDTGKRPLMGKAAMDFADFAVVTSDNPRSERPSAIIDAIRPALDDDRSAVVEDRREAICTILKMARSGDAVLLAGKGAETYQEVAGVRHPFEDRLVALDALASMGFTGSESEES; from the coding sequence ATGCTGGCTGACCTGCAAGCCGGGGTACGGGGAGAGTGCGCCATCACGCTCGAGCAACTGATAGAGGCGGTCGAGGGCGCCGTCCTGACGGGCGACGGCTCGATTGAAATTGAGAATATCGAATACGACTCACGGCTGGTGAAGCCGAACAGTCTGTTTTTCGCCGTCAAGGGGTATCGGGTCGACGGGTATGATTTTGTGAGACAGGCAAAAGAAAATGGCGCCGTTGCGGTGATGGGGGAACGCGAAGGGTGCGACGAGATCGGCATCCACGTGCGCGTTCCCGATATTCGCGCGGCCATGGCGAAGTGTGCGGCGGCATTTTACGAATACCCCGGGCACAAGATAAAATCCTGTGGTGTCACCGGAACCAACGGCAAAACGACGACTTGTTTCATGATCAAGTCCATTCTCGAAGCGCGCGCCAAGCGCACGGGGCTGATTACCTCGCTGGTCTACGACACCGGCAAGGACAAGTTCAAAGCGGAGCGTACGACGCCCGAGTCGCTCGACGTGCAGCGCTTGCTCTTCCTGATGAAGCGCAACTGGTGCGTCAATGCGGTGATCGAGGTTTCGTCGCATGCGCTGGTCCTGCACCGGGTCGATGAGATCAATTTCCGGGTCGCCGTCTACACCAATTTCACCCGCGATCATTTGGACTTCCACAAGACCATGGACGCGTACCTCGAGGCGAAAGCGCTGCTGCTGCACAAGCTCGAGGGACCGATGAGCTATGTGGTGATCAATCTCGACGTCCCGGAGTTTCGCCGTCTGCTGCCGGAAATCAAGTCGGCCCACATAAGCTACGCCGTTGAGGACACGTCTGCCGACGTCCGATGTGAGGCGTACGAGCTCAGGGCCGATGGCACGACCTTCGATCTGAAAACGCCGCTTGGAACTCGCACCATAGAACTGCATTTGCCGGGTCGATTCAATCTGACGAACGCCGTCGCGGCGGCCGCCGGTGGGCTTGCCAGCGGCGCTGATCTCGACAGCGTGGTCCGCGGCCTCGAGGCGGTGCGGCCCATCCCCGGACGGTTTAATCACGTCTCCGCCGGGCAGCCCTTCGCGGTGTATATCGACTATGCTCATACACCGGACGCCATTGAACGGCTCTGCAAGTCGGCCCGTGAGTTGTGCGACGGCCGTCTGCTGCTGCTTTTCGGGTGCGGCGGCGACCGCGATACGGGCAAGCGTCCCCTGATGGGAAAGGCGGCCATGGACTTCGCGGATTTCGCCGTCGTTACCTCGGATAATCCACGATCGGAGCGGCCGTCCGCGATTATCGATGCGATCCGGCCCGCTCTCGACGACGACCGTTCCGCCGTTGTAGAAGACAGAAGAGAAGCGATTTGTACGATACTGAAAATGGCCCGGTCCGGCGATGCTGTCCTGCTGGCCGGAAAAGGGGCCGAGACCTATCAGGAAGTTGCCGGCGTCCGACATCCCTTCGAAGATCGCCTGGTTGCGCTCGATGCGCTGGCATCGATGGGATTCACCGGATCCGAATCCGAGGAGTCGTGA
- a CDS encoding penicillin-binding transpeptidase domain-containing protein, translating into MKRTRSERIRLGVLLILMAVFFTAIATRLTHLQVFQHSRYSQIVERQSGGTVGIPAPRGLIYDRRGQVVAKNEIASSLYAYPTSNAQINKVGAYLDKLYGYKKGTSAKKFSLRLRRFSWIDRMLDDRLAARIDGEAPEGLYLREESRRSYPFGIVGRQVLGFTDIDNIGRSGLELSFEQTLAGDSGIADIRRDGTGNTYRVHEAALIQPKPGQSLVLTMDWRLQDIVEDELQNAVTRYNAQRGTAVFLDCNTGDVLAMAHVDPEETYPDRPTKARAVTDWFEPGSSFKAFVAAGMLDAEMVDFSDTTYCEMGKWKLGRRTLHDDKELGWLTFRQIIEQSSNIGIGKQACKLGGEELMATAHRFGFGQKLRCGLPGEEAGRLVPPNRWSEYTISALAMGHSVAVTTLQMATAFAAVANGGSLYRPRTVLGYVDEDGVLISRNTPELIGRAMRRESADSLHAFLRGVVENGTAKPVNSPVIAIAGKTGTGEMVNVETGRMEKNKFVASFGGYFPADRPLIAGIVVLFRPRPVTYGGHTSGPTFRRIAERYAVVNPDLFLAPEHVLVEADRRDDRTVEVPDFLGRDMVLVKQMAEKRGLVVRATADEGVVTWQFPPADRLLFPGDEVLVEVVSTGPTDERVPDLTGLSVRTVSAYLHKIGQTFRVTGSGRVVKQTPAPGETLNRAEICWLTCKPGYGESAPSRSSN; encoded by the coding sequence GTGAAGCGCACACGTTCCGAGCGTATCCGCCTCGGCGTCCTGCTCATTCTCATGGCAGTCTTCTTCACCGCAATCGCCACGCGCCTGACGCATCTGCAGGTCTTCCAGCATTCCCGCTACAGCCAGATTGTGGAACGTCAGTCCGGCGGCACAGTGGGAATCCCGGCGCCACGAGGCCTCATCTACGACCGCCGCGGGCAGGTCGTCGCCAAGAACGAAATCGCATCCTCTCTCTATGCCTACCCGACGTCGAATGCGCAGATCAACAAGGTCGGCGCGTATCTCGATAAACTGTATGGCTACAAAAAGGGTACGTCGGCAAAGAAATTTTCGCTGCGGCTGAGACGCTTCAGCTGGATTGACCGAATGCTGGACGACCGCCTCGCGGCCCGGATCGATGGCGAAGCCCCGGAAGGACTCTACCTCCGCGAGGAAAGCCGGCGGTCCTATCCCTTCGGCATCGTCGGGCGTCAAGTCCTCGGTTTCACCGATATCGACAACATCGGCCGATCCGGCCTCGAGCTCTCGTTCGAGCAGACGCTCGCCGGCGACAGCGGTATTGCGGACATTCGCCGCGACGGAACGGGTAACACCTATCGCGTTCACGAGGCCGCGCTGATCCAGCCCAAACCCGGCCAGTCACTGGTGCTGACCATGGATTGGCGGCTGCAGGACATAGTCGAAGACGAACTGCAAAACGCAGTCACCAGGTACAACGCACAGCGGGGAACCGCCGTCTTTCTCGACTGCAACACCGGTGATGTACTCGCTATGGCGCATGTTGATCCCGAAGAAACGTATCCGGATCGCCCGACAAAAGCGCGCGCGGTGACCGACTGGTTCGAGCCGGGATCGTCATTCAAGGCGTTTGTGGCGGCCGGTATGCTCGACGCCGAAATGGTCGATTTCTCGGATACGACCTACTGCGAGATGGGCAAGTGGAAACTCGGCCGACGGACTCTTCACGACGACAAGGAACTCGGCTGGCTGACCTTCCGCCAGATAATCGAACAATCCAGCAACATCGGCATAGGCAAACAAGCCTGCAAGCTTGGCGGTGAGGAGTTGATGGCGACCGCCCATCGCTTCGGCTTCGGTCAGAAGCTCCGCTGCGGTCTGCCGGGTGAAGAGGCGGGCCGGCTCGTGCCACCCAACCGCTGGTCCGAGTATACCATCTCCGCGCTCGCCATGGGACACTCAGTTGCCGTTACGACATTGCAGATGGCGACCGCGTTTGCCGCTGTCGCCAACGGCGGCAGCCTCTACCGACCGCGCACCGTGCTCGGCTATGTCGACGAGGATGGCGTGCTGATCAGCCGCAATACCCCGGAACTGATAGGACGAGCCATGCGCCGGGAGTCCGCCGATTCCCTTCACGCGTTCCTCCGTGGCGTCGTTGAAAACGGCACCGCCAAGCCGGTCAATTCACCCGTGATTGCGATCGCCGGCAAAACCGGCACCGGCGAAATGGTCAACGTGGAGACGGGCCGCATGGAAAAGAACAAGTTCGTCGCGAGTTTCGGCGGGTACTTTCCGGCCGACCGCCCGCTCATCGCCGGTATAGTCGTGCTGTTCCGTCCCCGTCCCGTCACCTATGGCGGACACACGTCGGGACCGACCTTCCGTCGCATCGCAGAACGGTACGCAGTCGTCAACCCGGACCTGTTTCTTGCCCCTGAGCATGTGCTCGTGGAAGCCGATCGGCGAGACGACCGCACGGTCGAAGTCCCCGACTTTTTGGGCAGAGACATGGTGCTGGTAAAACAAATGGCGGAAAAGAGAGGGCTCGTCGTGCGGGCCACGGCTGACGAAGGTGTGGTCACCTGGCAGTTCCCGCCCGCCGACCGCTTGCTCTTCCCGGGCGACGAGGTACTCGTGGAGGTTGTGTCAACCGGTCCGACCGATGAACGCGTGCCTGACCTGACCGGATTGAGCGTCCGCACCGTTTCGGCGTATCTGCATAAGATCGGACAGACGTTCCGTGTGACCGGGTCCGGACGCGTCGTCAAGCAGACGCCCGCGCCGGGTGAAACTTTGAATCGTGCGGAGATATGCTGGCTGACCTGCAAGCCGGGGTACGGGGAGAGTGCGCCATCACGCTCGAGCAACTGA